GTCTTGAGACAAAGTGCATATTACCAGTTTTACATATTTacttcaaaaattaatttaggaAGAAAAAATCTATACAAAACTTTCATATAATCATTCTGTAAGATTTTAGTTTAAAACTTTTCGAATCATTAGTTTCAAACTTGCAGTGTAAGTCACAGTCATAGATGCAGTCTCCTCTAAACAAGATAGACAGTTatgaatgcaaatatattataAAGCTGAAATACATGCATGTAGTAAAACATCTGCACATTTCTGTTCGAtaagatttgatttttataaCCACTTTAGAATTATAATCTGAACAAATTAAAAAGCCTATGCCTTATGCAATTATTTCTATAATGAACATGTGTAAAGAAGTGTCAAGTTAAAAGAATCACTTATAATTTTATAGTCTGGATACAGAGCACAGAATCTGTTACCAGTGACTGTTGCTGAAGTATTCAATGCCAGTCAAGCTGAAGACAAATTCTTCTCAGGAGAAATAGAGATTTCACAGGTAGGCTAAACTAATCTTTAATGTACTGTAACTTTTTAGGTCCTTAAAATGGAGATTTATATATTGTTCTGACAATGATAATCCATgtatatgggacaacatccctaatgtgcctcgaaatgaggaacaaagtcacgtgtaaagcagtgatctggaaggttttttttcctatgggcccagggcccctcaaaaataaatttaatgggccattttaaaaaataatgggccatgttgtcaaatgagtgggtcatttgaattgacttctgtaaaaacaaaatgtatcagtATATTTTGGCAAAGAGATGTTTgtacttacctttatgattttaaataaaatcatgggTATTGttctgtgattttgtaatttcaatttcaatgaatatacaataacttcttccaacccgaacaatatttaagttaaccgttaaatttatttacaatgtttaaactggtactgttgccgtgttcatgttcatgtttttttttgtttgtacattaaatttgggtcttggtcgataccatacttattccagacgttccgtatcagaggacatttcaagcatttcctctgcacttcttgtattattataacttcaAGGTGTGACAAGAATAACATTATAGATTACCATTAATtaatagaacaaaacaacaaatcgctgaagtcatgtttacaaaaatgtcaaaacgagccaaagaccaaaaaatgacaaggacagttaagactatattcctaaaaagtctttggggttcttcaatcgaaataatagaAAGCTAAATTTAATGAGATTATTATTAGAGttaaatctcgtctgtactagccaaatttcacaaatttaaagttttttatgaaaaaaatatatcatgaatgatggttaaatacgtttttcgggttatcagttagatcacatggttctattattacaataggaaaacacccgagacgttaaaccgcatggttctattatcgTAGGGAAAcacccgagacgtcccaaaaatatataggtgctcctataattggaggaacattacacagtaactgttgtgtacacacacattgCATCacggaacacgatcggaaatccATTTGACGATTTCTAAGCgtttcgaaacgaagtgaaaaatatcgtgcgccacgtgagcgcttacatttgtcactgtatgcaccatttcttgtcaatatgcgctataggcgcagggcgcacgACTTTCCTGATCactgtaaagaaaaaatctctgtgtagtgatattggacatgtttctatttttaacaaatgactgaacttaattatttgtggtaattaggaaagtagaggaacatagaataaatgtgttaaaactatggagctattgaatgtgttcaaagtattaaattttcaaataacttattgtgttaaaaaggggatattttaccagaaggagccgcatcacaaaaggatgttcggggtttgctaatttacggaaaagtaatctcactttGTACCcggaaaatttaaccacatatgtgaaaatttCACAGCTTTGAAACTAGctatcatacatttttgtacatattcaagtttacgatatggactgagccacaggaaaaaacgttaccattaccgcctatgtaaaaacaattaaagatattgacccATATGTATAATGTGTTAGGTTTGATACTGAGGTTAGTAGCCTCATGCTTGTTTTTTGAGTGTTAATAAAACACCAGAAAACTGTTGATAAGTATGTCAAGACCATGGTAAATACTTTTCTGTAGTAAAGTGTAATGAACACTTGGCTAAAAAGTAAAAGCAATATTACACATagtacaaattaaaaatcaatcgCAACAAACTTTTAAACTATGATCACTTTTCTTATGATACCATtgtaaaaaaagaatgaaaataaaagaaaggAAATTGCTGATGGAGATTTTAAGGTTGAGCCCTTGTAAAAATATGTTcgcaaaataaatacaaaagtgACTTAAATTGATATTTGTGTTTTTAGATTACTATATTGTTAGATTAGTGGTCAACATCAGTAACTAAGTTGTtctttctatttttagattactaTGGTTGGATTAGTGACATCAGTTAAAGAATCTCCTACAAGAATAGATTATGAGATTGATGATATGACTGGTCCCCCGATCAGTGTCAAACAGTTTGTTGATAATGATGTAAGTATCTGTTATCAAGTATATATAACTTACAATATATAGAGGTACAGTAACTGATTGATTGGGATGCAACTTATATTCAGGTTTTCATGTAGCTCACAATTTAAACTTGTACATTCCTGTTAGTGTTGCTACATTTTTAGCTAGAAAAAGAATAAGTATTATTTTTAGAAGCCTATACTATACTTAAGTTCTTCTGTGGAAaaatgattttaataaaattgagaatatatgtggggaatatgtcaaagagacaagaaacggacaaaagagcagaaaatagtTCTCTTATTAGAATTATTACcaattatcatttgattttttattgtgATAGGAATCCCTTCCAGACGGAGAGAGGGCACAACCTATGAGAGAGAACACATATGTACGAGTATGTGGACATGTACGGTCAATGGGAGGACAAAGAACAATAGCTGCTTTCAGAATGTCACCTATTATGGATATGAATGAACTAACATACCACACATTAGAAGTTGTACACAGTCATCTTATGTTGAATAAATTATCGGTAATAGAATTTGTAGAAACTGTAGGggaaacaattgctttattttgttattttatagttgTCACTTCATGTCAGTTAATGGATACAAGGAaacattctaaaattgaaatggtatggttcattgaacaacagctgaaaaaaaaactactggAAGACTGATTATTAACAAATACTacctaaaaaaactaaaaatatctatataactatggtaaaaaaaatgcataaaagaaTAACAAGTACACTTTAAagattactgtaaaccaacttatttttacTGAGTAATTTATTTTTAGGGCTTTAGAGagtagaaaaatataaatagtcGTGAATATGTAAATCTTGAATCTATGCTTATTTAAAAACTGCAtcaagttaattaaaaaaatgtgaaattaaatagcAGCATAGTGGACAGAAAGGGTAAAACAGGAATAATGAATCTGCATAAAgaataagtttgtttacaaatatacaTAAAATGCTCCAATACAAATAAGATTTTAACAAGATACAAAATATTAAGCTGCATTTATTGATCATCACTTTGCatccgtcgttgttaacttttacaaaaatcttctcctctgaaactactgggccaaattaaaccaaacttggcacTAACCATCATTttggtatctagttttaaaaatgtgtccggtgacccggccaaccaaccaagatggccgccatggctgaaaatagaacataggggaaaaatgcagtttttgggttatatctcaaaaaccaaagcatttatagcaaatctgacagaggtaaaattattcattaggtcaagatctatcatccctgaaattttcagatgaatctgacgacctgttgttaggttgcttcccctgaattggtaattttaaggaaattttgctccttttggttattatcttgaatattattatagatagagataaactgtaaacagcaataatgtacaacaaagtaagacctaaaaataagtcaacatgaccaaaatggtcaattgaccccctaagaagtgatttttttccctttataatcaatttttaataattttcatataatttgtaaatttttactaactttTTCCACTGaaactgtaactactgggccaagtttattatagatagagataattgtaagcagatagaatgttcagtaaagtaagatgtacaaacacatcagcatcatcaaaacacaattttgtcatgaatccatctgcctcctttgttaaatattcacatagaccaaggtgagcagcacaggctctttagagcctctagttaatttaAATTTAAGTGTTAGTCAGATTTCTAGAAATTACTGTTTTGTTGGTTCTCCCTGACTGCAAGTTCactcatttctaaaaaaaaaaaaggcatttctATTAAAACTGAAATTTGATATATGTTGCTACAGATAAGTCATTTTCCCACTTGTTCACATGGTTATAAATATTGACTTAGTAGTACATGTAGTAGGAAGTATGATTGTACAttcatattgtttatttatttacaggGTGGAAGTGGAGGAGGAACGACTTATGGAAACAGCATGCAGACAAATAGTGAACAGAATTTTGGAGAAAGCAATGGTGGTGGGGGTGTGGTCAGTGGTTTAAGTTCTGTACAAAACCAGGTTTGTAGCAAGTTAGGTTTTAATAAATTATATGATGCATATGAGAAGTTAAAATTGGTGGTAAAAAAAATTGAGTTTTCCTACCTATCATGTCCATCTTCAACTTTCCCACCtaccaaaacacattttatgGACAATTTAGGTTATCACTGTAAAAGTCAATAACCTTATATGTATTGGTGTTTGtaaagtatttttgaaaaaaaaaagagttttactTTTTTTACCAGGGGGCAGGAAACCAATATATATCTTTTTGCTGCCTAAGTTAGCAAGTTACTCAGTAAAATGTCTGTAACTGAAATTTTACGCTGTAACTTGTCAACAGGTTAAGATTAAGTGACTAAAACTTTTATTGTTTATAAAGGTGCATATGTTAATAAGGAGTAACAGTACAGAACAAGGAGCTAATATTAATGTGTGACTAAAACTTATAATTGTTTATAAAGGTACATATGTTAATAAGGAGTAACAGTACAGAACAAGGAGCTAATATAAATGATGTATGTCAACAGTTAAGAGGAGTACCTGAAAAAGCTATAAGGTTTGTacaaatatatttagtttatttctAATCAATGTTTAATATACACAAAAAACCTCATGATTTTTGGAAGTCTTCTTACTGCATACTGATAATACTTTGGTTCAGGAACTGCCTCTGTTGTAGTAGTGTGCTCCCTGGAATATGTGAGGTTTTGGGTGTGATCAAAGTCTGGTCAAACCAACTGTTTACTTCTTCACTAAGCATGCTGTACTTTGGAGTAATCAAAAATCTGTTTGTGTTAGGGAATCAGAATAGTGTGTCTGTGTTAGGTCTGTTGTGTACTGGAACAGGGAATCAGAATAGTGTGTCTGTGTTAGGTCTGTTGTGTACTGGAACAGGGAATCAGAATAGCGTGTCTGTGTTAGGTCTGTTGTGTACTGGAACAGGGAATCAGAATAGCGTGTCTGTGTTAGGTCTGTTGTGTACTGGAACAGGGAATCAGAATAGCGTGTCTGTGTTAGGTCTGTTGTGTACTGGAACAGGGAATCAGAATAGCGTGTCTGTGTTAGGTCTGTTGTGTACTGGAACAGGGAATCAGAATAGCGTGTCTGTGTTAGGTCTGTTGTGTACTGGAACAGGGAATCAGAATAGCGTGTCTGTGTTAGGTCTGTTGTGTACTGGAACAGGGAATCAGAATAGCGTGTCTGTGTTAGGTCTGTTGTGTACTGGAACAGGGAATCAGAATAGCGTGTCTGTGTTAGGTCTGTTGTGTACTGGAACAGGGAATCAGAATAGCGTGTCTGTGTTAGGTCTGTTGTGTACTGGAACAGGGAATCAGAATAGCGTGTCTGTGTTAGGTCTGTTGTGTACTGGAACAGGGAATCAGAATAGCGTGTCTGTGTTAGGTCTGTTGTGTACTGGAACAGGGAATCAGAATAGCGTGTCTGTGTTAGGTCTGTTGTGTACTGGAACAGGGAATCAGAATAGCGTGTCTGTGTTAGGTCTGTTGTGTACTGGAACAAGGAATCAGAATAGCGTGTCTGTGTTAGGTCTGTTGTGTACTGGAACAGGGAATCAGAATAGCGTGTCTGTGTTAGGTCTGTTGTGTACTGGAACAGGGAATCAGAATAGCGTGTCTGTGTTAGGTCTGTTGTGTACTGGAACAGGGAATCAGAATAGCGTGTCTGTGTTAGGTCTGTTGTGTACTGGAACAGGGAATCAGAATAGCGTGTCTGTGTTAGGTCTGTTGTGTACTGGAACAGGGAATCAGAATAGGGTGTCTGTGTTAGGTCTGTTGTGTACTGGAACAGGGAATCAGAATAGCGTGTCTGTGTTAGGTCTGTTATGTACTGGAACAGGGAATCAGAATAGCGTGTCTGTGTTAGGTCTGTTGTGTACTGGAACAGGGAATCAGAATAGCGTGTCTGTGTTAGGTCTGTTGTGTTCTGGAACAGGGAATCAGAATAGTGTGTAGTGTGTCTATGTTAGGTCTGTTGTGTACAGGAACAGGGAATCAGAATAGCGTGTCTGTGTTAGGTCTGTTATGTACTGGAACAGGGAATCAGAATAGCGTGTCTGTGTTAGGTCTGTTGTGTACTGGAACAGGGAATCAGAATAGCGTGTCTGTGTTAGGTCTGTTGTGTACTGGAACAGGGAATCAGAATAGCGTGTCTGTGTTAGGTCTGTTGTGTACTGGAACAGGGAATCAGAATAGCGTGTCTGTGTTAGGTCTGTTGTGTACTGGAACAGGGAATCAGAATAGCGTGTCTGTGTTAGGTCTGTTGTGTACTGGAACAGGGAATCAGAATAGCGTGTCTGTGTTAGGTCTGTTGTGTACTGGAACAGGGAATCAGAATAGTGTCTGTGTTAGGTCTGTTGTGTACTGGAACAGGGAATCAGAATAGCGTGTCTGTGTTAGGTCTGTTGTGTACTGGAACAGGGAATCAGAATAGCGTGTCTGTGTTAGGTCTGTTGTGTACTGGAACAATCAAAATCTCATTCTGTGTGTAGGTGGAATTCAAGGCAAGGTTCATCTTTATAATAAATCATATCCagttaaaatgttttgtattgtACATTAAACAGAAATTCATCATCATCAAAGTTTAGTATtattaatgataaaacaataatTCAGTATTTATAATTAGAAGACAGTAATATGTAGCAAATTACTGGCTGAACACACACTAAAACATGAAAGCAGGTAGAAGCTGGACATATAAACATAgcattaacaaaaatgtgttgcaATATACAGTAGACATATTGAATATGAaccatttatattatttgatttcTTATGAATTTGAAAAGAGGTAGCAATgagacaaaatcaaatgaaatcaaAAGGTTTAGAAAAAACATTTCTGCTGTTTAAGGGTTATGGTGCCCTGTGTTATATATAATTGTCTGACATCtattttcttcttaatttttGGTTTCAGTTAGTTGATGAAATATATTAGTAGATAAATATAAGTAATTGATCAATTACCGCAAATTTCATtgggtaaaattgagaataattattgagtaaaattgagaattgaaattgggaatgtgtcaaagagacaaccacccaaccatagaacagacaacagcagaaggtcaccaacaggtcttcaatgcagcgagaaatttccgcacctggaggcgtccttcagctggcccctaaacaaatatatatactagttcagtgataatgattgccatactaaactccaaattgtacacaagaaactaatattaaaaatgatacaagactaacaaaggccagaggctcctgacttgggacaggtgcaaaaatacggcagagtttaacatgtttatgagattttAGCCCTACCCCTATACCGCTAGCCAATGTACAAAAGTAaccgcataacaatacacacattaaaattcagttcaaaagttTTTAGTGAAAGGTaaaatctttggttagcttgctggtcagctgaaccgtgaagtcatcatggtcattgtTATGATAGGTAAACTAAcctactttaagaatagactagttCGACAGAAAACCgatctatctgtctgttggactatgctacttcaAAAGGGGAGGGTATgcctgacctaataatgacttcacggttttgCTACCCTTGTTATCCTTGAATTGATGGATCAAAACTGAAAAATTatccaataattttttttgtttatttattttacagagaTGCCATTGAGTTTTTGAGTAGTGAAGGACATATTTACTCAACCATTGATGAAGACCATTATAAGGCAACAGACAGCTGAACAGATTCTTAAACTTTTTACTTAACTATTATATAAACTTTGAGTTCAGCACATGTGAAGAGAACAATTTATGATGGTGTTCATAGCTGAACTTCAGAcacatgaaaaaatatatgattgtaaaatataccaaatatcatatTTTGCATTATGATTCCTAAGGAAAAGCTGATAGTGAATTTCAAAGTACAAAACAGtataaattaatttgaaaacaatttgataagaaaagaaataaactgCACCATTACTTGAATTCTTgaataaatatatgattttttgtgtgtgtagaaaATGGGtataaaagtcttttatctgaaactgtttagaaaataaattattatcaGTCTGTACTCCTTTCCAAATCCTTGAAATGTAGACTACACATTACCCATCTTGCTTTGTGAATTTTATTtgctccaaaaaaaaaattgggtgatTTTGATTCAAATTAGATGAcatgaataaaaaatctgttgTCAGACCATATGATAGTTTGTTTTAAAAGCTGAAGTGttcatgaaaatgaaaaatttgacaGATTGGTGGAGACCTTGTCCAATTTTGTCGCACTTCAATCAAATATCACAAAATACAAgacataaaatgtttttttcagggATCctgatgtaaaatatttaaataaaacttcaTACAATAAAGCATCAAACTTTGATGAATCAATGAAGAAGGGAAGTGATCCAAGGTTATGAGTTGCCTAATGTTTTTTGCATTTCATTATTTTACCATTTTCAATTTATGTTGCAGACACATTTAAAACCATCTGCATCAATGAAAGTGTTTTCTCTTCAATTAGTAGACAATTGCAACCATGGATCTGAACAAGGTTGAtttttttgtggtcaagtccatatatcagaaactataagcaataggtttactatatttggtaaatggaatgattgtaaggtgaacatgtccaactggtaggtgtcatctgaccttgacctcattttcttggttcagtagtcaaagttaattttgtgttttggtctttttttctaatactatatgcaatactggtaggtcaactatgtttggtgaatggaaatattttatgatgtacatgttagTCTTGCAAGTTttatttaaccttgacctcattttcacggttcatttcttagtgttaagtttttgttaagcctgcaacttttgttgcagaaagctcgacaggGATAGTGATCAggtggcggcgttagctaacttcttaaaaggtttatattttagaaggtgaaagacctggatgcttcatactttgtatatagatgcctcatgttacgaagtttccatcagtcacatgttaaatgtccttgacctcattttcatggttcagtgaccacttgaaaaaaaagttttatttctagACAATACATTTCGAGTGATAAATCAGTTCATCACCAATATAGAGTGAATAATGCACTTTAAGACTTGTAAGTAACTGTCCAGATTACAGTCACAGCAAAATATAAAACTGAATTAGGCAATTTTTTGGTTTTCCATTTTATCTTGAACCCTGTTTGCATTCATTACCAGATTGTATTTGATAATGTCAATTGGAAAGACGGCTATTGATTtcaggtcaaaggtcaaggttgcAGCAACAATTATTGACATTTCATCAACACACTAAAAAAATACTCCATAAATAACACACCAAAGAAACATTTATGCAGATCTGTAAAAGATTGCAGCTAGACGTATGCGCTCATATTGTCTCGCTTATTCTTTGTTCTTTTGAGTAATTAATACAACTATATTTTGGTAAATAGAATCATTGTCTAATCATGCAGGGTTCGTTTGTCTTTGACTCATGCTATGTCACAATCTAAGATACTACAAGCGACAGGTACTCTATGATTGAATTATTATTGAGGTATTAATTTAGCCATCGGGGGCCACAGCCTCCCCCTTACTTGGgaatatttggttgattatatagggaatcagtGGAGCGAGCCCCCACTTTACAATAAGTTCTTGATCTGCCACTGCAAGCCATTACTAGAAATAGACTTCTGGTATTAATTGTGTGGAAAACAAAATGGCCTGAAACGGTGTCTTATATAAGTCATATATGGAATTGAATTCCTTGATTCTATGTTTTTGCGTTTTGAACAAATTAGACCTGTTATTTTTGTAGTATAAATTTTTAAGGGAAAGATTGATTGTACTTTACTGCGACAATGGTGTAGGTGCATTggggatgaaaatttcaccccCTCTGTTTAGCCACAAATAATTTGGCGGGGGACATTTGAGGGCATTGAAGACATTTTAGCGgggaaaaaaaatacattttagcGCAAAAGTATAACCCATTTTAGCGCAAGATTTTAAACCCATTTCATCGAAAATTGTAATTATCAATGCCTATTTTAGCGCAATTTGTATAACCcaggggggctccagtcatgcttcaatgattccctatataatcaaccaaatttttcccacgaaagggcctcccccccccctggatccgcctatgcccTGGACTGTTTATCGTAGATAACATACGTGATATACCCCTGTACAATACTTTTCATAAAATTACAGTACATGTAGGGACTgttctttctctttatcttgtctagatGGTGGTGCACATTTGTctattatactttttatttttatgccccacctacgatagtagaggggcattatgttttctgatctgtgcgtccgtccgtccgttgtaccgttcgtccgtctgtcccgcttcaggttaaagtttttggtcaaggtagtttttgatgaagctgaagtccaatcaacttgaaacttactacacttgttgcttatgatatgatctttctaattttaaagccaaagtagacttttgaccccaatttcacggtccatcgaacataaaaaatgaaattgggagttgaaggttaaagtttttggtcaaggtagttttcgacGAAGACAAGTTGAAGTCCaagcaacttgaaacttagtacacatgttccctttgatatgttctttctaacttttatgccaaattagattttgtacccaatttcacagtccattgaacatggaaaatgatagtgcgagtgggtcaTCCGTGTatttaggacacattcttgttatatatgTAATTGTTTGCAATTTGACATGATAGTATCAAGAAAACGTAATAGCTGTTGACAACTATACAATTTCTCATTGTAATGGGAATGGAACGAATCTGGACCATTATTTGTTCGCTGTGAATTACATGGAactgtttatctttttaataagGTAAATGTTATTCAACCAGGCAAGTTTTCGCTAAAATGAGGATAGCTAGATTATCATGAAGTTCCATACCAAGCATATACAGATGCCCGGCTTATAGCAGTCTGTCATATATCCGTAATTGTCATGAACCTCAAATTATGTTTCAGCGACTGCTTGAAAAAGTGATCAAGTGTATTTCTCACTCAATGTGAGTAGTTGATTATTAATATTTGGTATGTGGGTTCCTTACAAGGTTTAAATGTCCGT
This sequence is a window from Mytilus edulis chromosome 1, xbMytEdul2.2, whole genome shotgun sequence. Protein-coding genes within it:
- the LOC139523209 gene encoding replication protein A 32 kDa subunit-A-like, with translation MWNNQGGFQGYGEQSQGGGGGYMSPGFGTPKAGQDKKSGYRAQNLLPVTVAEVFNASQAEDKFFSGEIEISQITMVGLVTSVKESPTRIDYEIDDMTGPPISVKQFVDNDESLPDGERAQPMRENTYVRVCGHVRSMGGQRTIAAFRMSPIMDMNELTYHTLEVVHSHLMLNKLSGGSGGGTTYGNSMQTNSEQNFGESNGGGGVVSGLSSVQNQVHMLIRSNSTEQGANINDVCQQLRGVPEKAIRDAIEFLSSEGHIYSTIDEDHYKATDS